A genome region from Mycolicibacterium litorale includes the following:
- a CDS encoding cupin domain-containing protein, with translation MEKISLTALVREHLETARSHSSGRSAHTVYGGHEHSLRQTLIALAADQDMQEHEAPEEATLQVLHGRVRLDSGDAGWEGIAGDLIVIPKTRHGLHALEDSAVLLTVMKAVGPHA, from the coding sequence ATGGAGAAGATCTCACTCACGGCCCTGGTCCGCGAACACCTGGAGACCGCCCGGTCCCACAGCAGCGGTCGCAGTGCGCACACCGTCTACGGCGGCCACGAGCACTCGCTGCGGCAGACGCTGATCGCGCTGGCCGCAGACCAGGACATGCAGGAGCATGAGGCCCCCGAGGAAGCCACGCTGCAGGTGCTGCACGGCCGCGTCCGGCTCGACTCCGGCGACGCAGGCTGGGAGGGCATCGCCGGCGACCTGATCGTCATCCCGAAGACCCGGCACGGATTACACGCGCTCGAGGACTCCGCGGTGTTGCTGACCGTGATGAAGGCCGTCGGACCGCACGCCTGA
- a CDS encoding DNA repair helicase XPB, whose protein sequence is MTDGPLIVQSDKTVLLEVDHEQAGAARAAIAPFAELERAPEHIHTYRITPLALWNARAAGHDAEQVVDALVSFSRYAVPQPLLVDIVDTMARYGRLQLVKSPVHGLVLVSLDRAVLEEVLRNKKIAPMLGARIDDDTVIVHPSERGRVKQMLLKIGWPAEDLAGYVDGERHPIDLMQDGWQLRDYQEMAADSFWSGGSGVVVLPCGAGKTLVGAAAMAKAGATTLILVTNTVAGRQWKRELIARTSLTEEEIGEYSGEKKEVRPVTIATYQVITRRTKGEYRHLELFDSRDWGLIIYDEVHLLPAPVFRMTADLQSRRRLGLTATLIREDGREGDVFSLIGPKRYDAPWKDIEAQGWIAPAECIEVRVTMTDNERMLYAVAEPEERYKLCSTVHTKIAVVRSILERHKGEQTLVIGAYLDQLEELGQELDAPVIQGSTKTAEREALFDQFRRGEISTLVVSKVANFSIDLPEASVAVQVSGTFGSRQEEAQRLGRLLRPKHDGGGAVFYSVVSRDSLDAEYAAHRQRFLAEQGYGYVIKDADDLLGPAI, encoded by the coding sequence ATGACAGACGGTCCTTTGATCGTGCAGTCCGACAAGACGGTGCTGCTCGAGGTCGATCACGAGCAGGCCGGTGCGGCCCGCGCGGCGATCGCCCCCTTCGCGGAGCTGGAGCGTGCGCCCGAGCACATCCACACCTACCGCATCACCCCGCTGGCGTTGTGGAACGCCCGCGCCGCAGGTCACGACGCCGAGCAGGTGGTCGACGCCCTGGTGTCGTTCTCCCGCTACGCGGTGCCGCAGCCCCTGCTGGTCGACATCGTCGACACCATGGCCCGCTACGGCCGGCTGCAGCTGGTCAAGAGCCCGGTGCACGGGCTGGTGCTGGTCAGCCTGGACCGCGCGGTGCTCGAAGAGGTGCTGCGCAACAAGAAGATCGCCCCGATGCTGGGCGCGCGCATCGACGACGACACGGTGATCGTGCATCCCAGCGAGCGCGGCCGCGTCAAGCAGATGCTGCTCAAGATCGGCTGGCCGGCCGAAGACCTCGCCGGCTACGTCGACGGCGAGCGGCATCCGATCGACCTGATGCAGGATGGCTGGCAGCTGCGCGACTACCAGGAGATGGCCGCCGACTCGTTCTGGTCGGGCGGCTCCGGTGTGGTGGTGCTGCCGTGCGGCGCGGGTAAGACACTCGTCGGCGCCGCGGCGATGGCCAAGGCGGGCGCCACGACGCTCATCCTCGTCACGAACACGGTGGCGGGGCGGCAGTGGAAGCGCGAACTGATCGCGCGCACGTCCCTGACCGAGGAGGAGATCGGCGAGTACTCCGGCGAGAAGAAGGAGGTCCGCCCGGTCACGATCGCCACGTATCAGGTGATCACCCGTCGCACCAAGGGCGAGTACCGCCACCTCGAGCTGTTCGACAGCCGCGACTGGGGCCTGATCATCTACGACGAGGTGCACCTGCTGCCCGCGCCGGTGTTCCGGATGACGGCCGATCTGCAGTCGCGCCGCCGGCTCGGACTGACCGCCACGCTGATCCGCGAGGACGGCCGCGAAGGGGACGTGTTCAGCCTCATCGGGCCCAAGCGTTACGACGCGCCGTGGAAAGACATCGAGGCCCAGGGCTGGATCGCGCCGGCCGAGTGCATCGAGGTGCGGGTGACGATGACGGACAACGAGCGCATGCTCTACGCCGTCGCCGAACCCGAGGAGCGCTACAAGCTGTGCTCGACCGTGCACACGAAGATCGCGGTGGTCCGGTCGATCCTCGAACGCCACAAGGGTGAACAGACGCTGGTGATCGGCGCCTACCTCGACCAGCTCGAGGAGCTGGGTCAGGAGTTGGACGCCCCGGTGATCCAGGGGTCGACGAAGACCGCCGAACGCGAAGCGCTGTTCGACCAGTTCCGCCGCGGCGAGATCTCGACTCTGGTGGTGTCCAAGGTCGCGAACTTCTCCATCGACCTGCCGGAAGCCTCTGTCGCCGTTCAGGTTTCGGGCACATTCGGTTCCCGGCAGGAAGAGGCGCAGCGGCTGGGCCGGTTGCTGCGGCCCAAGCACGACGGCGGCGGCGCGGTGTTCTACTCGGTGGTCTCGCGCGACAGCCTCGACGCCGAATACGCCGCACACCGGCAGCGGTTCCTCGCCGAGCAGGGCTACGGCTACGTCATCAAGGACGCCGACGATCTGTTGGGACCCGCGATCTGA
- a CDS encoding helicase-associated domain-containing protein: MTAHTPPAGRSEATRGNTGVPLGAWLAQLPDERLIRLLELRPDLTQPPPGTIAALAARATSRQSVKAATDDLDFLRLAVLDALLVLHADTTAVPLAKLFELIGPRADEGAITAAVDDLRARALVWGDDEVRVAAEAVSGLPWYPGQAVVENPDLRAEDIARMLAGLDTAQRDLLDRLLEGSPVGRTRDAAPGTPPDRPVQRLLAAGLLRQVDDDTVILPRLVGQVLRGEVPGPAELTPPDPVTSSTKTGDVDAVAAGAAIDLLREVDVVLEALSAAPVPELRSGGLGVRELKRLTKSTGIDERRLGLILEVAVAAGLMAAGMPEPDPGDGTGTFWAPTVAADRFIESPTAVRWHLLASTWLDLPGRPGLVGSRGPDGKPYAALSDSLYSTAAPLDRRLLLSVLADLPAGSGVDAASASRAMIWRRPRWAVRLQPEPVDGLLTEAHALGMVGRGAIATPTRRLLAGDPPEDVVAAMAKVLPAPIDHFLVQADLTVVVPGPLERDLAEQLAAVAAVESAGAAMVYRVSEASIRRALDTGKTASELHSFFGRHSRTPVPQGLTYLIDDVARRHGQLRVGMAASFVRCEDAALLAQAVAAPATDVVELRLLAPTVAVSQAPIADVLAALRAAGFAPAAEDASGAIVDIRSRGARVPAPGRRRVYRPSPTPTGQTLGAIVAVLRKVASAPTGNMRLDPGVAITQLQEAALQQTSVVIGYVDPAGVATQRVVAPVNVRGGQLTAYDPASGRVREFAIHRVTSVVSAENE; this comes from the coding sequence ATGACAGCACACACTCCGCCGGCGGGCAGGAGCGAAGCGACTCGGGGGAACACCGGCGTCCCCCTGGGCGCCTGGTTGGCCCAACTACCCGACGAGCGGCTGATCCGGCTGCTGGAGTTGCGGCCCGACCTGACCCAGCCGCCGCCGGGCACCATCGCCGCGCTTGCCGCGCGGGCGACGTCGCGGCAGTCGGTCAAGGCCGCCACCGACGACCTCGATTTCCTGCGGCTGGCCGTGCTGGACGCGCTGCTCGTGTTGCACGCCGACACCACGGCGGTGCCGCTGGCCAAGCTGTTCGAGCTGATCGGGCCGCGCGCCGACGAGGGCGCGATCACCGCGGCCGTCGACGACCTGCGCGCCCGCGCGCTGGTCTGGGGTGACGACGAGGTGCGGGTCGCGGCCGAGGCGGTGTCGGGGCTGCCGTGGTACCCGGGGCAGGCCGTGGTGGAGAACCCCGACCTGCGCGCCGAGGACATCGCGCGGATGCTGGCCGGGCTGGACACCGCCCAACGCGATCTGTTGGACCGTCTGCTCGAGGGGTCCCCGGTGGGTCGCACCAGAGACGCCGCCCCGGGCACTCCGCCGGACCGTCCGGTGCAGCGGCTGCTCGCGGCGGGACTGCTGCGCCAGGTCGACGACGACACCGTGATCCTGCCCCGCCTGGTGGGCCAGGTGCTGCGGGGCGAGGTCCCCGGACCCGCCGAGTTGACCCCGCCCGACCCCGTCACCTCGTCGACCAAGACCGGCGACGTCGACGCCGTGGCCGCCGGTGCGGCCATCGACCTGCTGCGCGAGGTCGACGTGGTGCTCGAGGCGCTGTCGGCGGCCCCGGTGCCGGAGCTGCGCAGCGGCGGCCTCGGCGTGCGCGAACTCAAACGCCTCACCAAGTCGACGGGCATCGACGAGCGCCGGCTCGGCCTGATCCTGGAGGTGGCGGTGGCGGCCGGCCTGATGGCGGCCGGGATGCCCGAACCCGATCCGGGCGACGGAACCGGCACGTTCTGGGCGCCGACGGTGGCGGCCGACCGGTTCATCGAATCACCGACCGCGGTGCGCTGGCATCTGCTGGCCTCGACGTGGCTGGATCTGCCCGGCAGGCCGGGGCTGGTCGGCAGCCGCGGGCCCGACGGGAAACCATATGCGGCGCTGTCGGATTCGCTGTACTCGACAGCCGCCCCGCTGGACCGGAGGCTGTTGCTGTCGGTGCTGGCCGACCTGCCCGCCGGCTCGGGGGTGGATGCGGCGTCGGCGTCGCGGGCGATGATCTGGCGCAGGCCGCGCTGGGCGGTCCGGCTGCAGCCCGAGCCCGTCGACGGTCTGCTCACCGAAGCGCACGCGCTGGGCATGGTGGGCCGCGGCGCGATCGCGACACCCACCCGCAGGCTGCTGGCCGGCGATCCGCCCGAGGACGTCGTGGCGGCCATGGCGAAGGTGCTGCCCGCCCCCATCGACCACTTCCTCGTCCAGGCCGATCTGACCGTCGTCGTCCCGGGCCCGCTGGAGCGGGACCTGGCCGAGCAGTTGGCCGCCGTCGCCGCCGTGGAGTCGGCGGGCGCGGCGATGGTGTACCGGGTCAGCGAGGCGTCGATCCGCCGCGCGCTCGACACCGGCAAGACCGCCAGCGAGCTGCACTCGTTCTTCGGCCGGCATTCGCGAACGCCTGTGCCGCAGGGCCTGACGTATCTGATCGACGACGTCGCCCGCCGCCACGGCCAGTTGCGCGTCGGGATGGCCGCGTCGTTCGTGCGGTGTGAGGATGCGGCGCTGCTGGCCCAGGCGGTCGCCGCGCCGGCCACCGACGTGGTGGAGCTGCGGCTGCTGGCGCCGACGGTGGCGGTGTCGCAGGCCCCGATCGCCGACGTGCTCGCCGCCCTGCGCGCCGCCGGGTTCGCGCCCGCCGCCGAGGACGCCTCCGGTGCGATCGTGGACATCCGCTCGCGCGGTGCGCGGGTGCCCGCCCCAGGCCGGCGGCGCGTCTACCGGCCGTCGCCGACACCCACGGGGCAGACGCTGGGCGCGATCGTCGCGGTGCTGCGCAAGGTCGCCTCCGCACCCACCGGGAACATGCGGCTCGATCCCGGCGTTGCGATAACGCAGCTGCAGGAAGCGGCGCTACAGCAGACGTCGGTGGTGATCGGCTACGTGGACCCTGCGGGGGTGGCCACGCAGCGAGTGGTGGCCCCGGTCAACGTCCGCGGCGGCCAGTTGACCGCCTACGATCCGGCATCCGGGCGGGTGCGCGAATTCGCGATTCACCGCGTGACCTCGGTGGTGTCGGCCGAGAACGAATAA
- the moaC gene encoding cyclic pyranopterin monophosphate synthase MoaC, giving the protein MVDVSAKDVTKRTAVAAGTVHTRPDVVAMIASGGLPKGDALATARVAGIMAAKHTSDLIPLCHQLALTGVDVDFEIGESHVRVTATVRTTDRTGVEMEALTAVSVAALTVYDMIKAVDAAARIDDIAVLRKEGGKTGTWTRTP; this is encoded by the coding sequence ATGGTCGACGTCAGCGCCAAGGACGTCACCAAACGCACCGCCGTCGCAGCGGGCACTGTGCACACCCGGCCGGACGTCGTCGCGATGATCGCGTCCGGCGGGCTGCCCAAGGGTGACGCGCTGGCGACGGCGCGGGTGGCGGGCATCATGGCCGCCAAACACACCAGCGATCTGATCCCGCTGTGCCATCAGCTCGCGCTCACCGGCGTCGACGTCGACTTCGAGATCGGCGAGAGCCACGTCCGTGTCACCGCGACCGTGCGCACCACCGACCGCACCGGCGTCGAGATGGAAGCGCTCACAGCGGTCAGCGTGGCCGCGCTGACCGTGTACGACATGATCAAGGCCGTCGACGCCGCCGCCCGCATCGACGACATCGCGGTGCTGCGCAAAGAGGGCGGCAAGACCGGCACCTGGACCCGGACGCCGTGA
- a CDS encoding MogA/MoaB family molybdenum cofactor biosynthesis protein: MTARSGRVVIASTRAAAQVYEDRTGPLIVDWLTTRGVHVPAPVVVPDGAPVEEALRAAVADGVDVVITSGGTGISPTDATPQATAAVVDYELPGLAEAIRRAGLPGVPTAVLSRGICGVAGRTLVVNLPGSPGGVKDGLSVLADVLHHALDQLAGKDHPR, translated from the coding sequence ATGACGGCCCGTTCCGGCCGGGTCGTCATCGCCTCCACCCGGGCCGCCGCACAGGTCTACGAAGACCGCACCGGCCCGCTGATCGTCGACTGGCTGACCACGCGCGGTGTCCACGTCCCCGCACCGGTGGTGGTGCCCGACGGCGCACCGGTCGAAGAAGCCCTGCGCGCCGCGGTCGCCGACGGTGTCGACGTCGTCATCACCTCGGGTGGCACCGGCATCTCGCCGACCGACGCCACCCCGCAGGCCACCGCCGCCGTCGTCGACTACGAACTGCCCGGCCTGGCCGAGGCGATCCGGCGGGCGGGGCTGCCTGGAGTACCGACCGCCGTGCTCTCGCGCGGCATCTGCGGCGTGGCCGGGCGCACGCTGGTGGTGAACCTCCCCGGATCTCCGGGCGGCGTCAAGGACGGGCTGTCGGTGCTCGCCGACGTCCTCCACCACGCCCTGGATCAACTCGCCGGAAAGGACCATCCGCGATGA
- a CDS encoding molybdenum cofactor biosynthesis protein MoaE, whose protein sequence is MTALVLRAAVTETPIDLAEHEELVAHESAGAVVSFAGVVRDHDGGRGVTRLEYSAHPSAGQVLAEVAAEIAADSDGVRAIAVSHRVGPLEIGDAALVAAVAADHRRAAFDTCSRLVDAVKDRIPVWKHQFFGDGSDEWVNSA, encoded by the coding sequence ATGACCGCCCTCGTGCTGCGCGCCGCCGTGACCGAAACCCCGATCGACCTGGCCGAGCACGAAGAGCTGGTGGCGCACGAATCCGCCGGTGCGGTGGTGAGTTTCGCCGGTGTGGTGCGCGACCACGACGGCGGCCGCGGAGTGACCCGGCTCGAGTACTCCGCGCACCCCAGCGCCGGGCAGGTCCTGGCCGAGGTCGCCGCCGAGATCGCGGCGGACTCCGACGGGGTGCGCGCGATCGCCGTCAGCCATCGCGTGGGACCCCTCGAAATAGGCGACGCCGCCCTGGTGGCCGCTGTGGCAGCGGACCATCGCAGGGCGGCGTTCGACACCTGTTCCCGGCTCGTCGACGCCGTCAAGGACCGGATCCCGGTGTGGAAACACCAGTTCTTCGGTGACGGCTCAGACGAGTGGGTGAACTCGGCCTGA
- a CDS encoding transglycosylase family protein, which produces MSGRHRKPTNSAVSVAKIAFTGAVIGGGGIALAGHAGAATDGEWDRVAACESGGNWAINTGNGYHGGLQFSPSTWAGHGGSEFAPTAYMATKEEQIAVAERVLASQGKGAWPSCGGPLSGATPRNVVDQPVDPAPLNGILPPPPPIDPFAPPPPPPPPAPFDAMAAPAPLPPAPLPPAPLPPAPVPPPAAPLDAMAAPAPLPPAPAPLPAPAPAPAPAPAAAPLDAPLPPPPAPVEPAVWAAPAPAPVGAPLPPPADAPLPPPPAPADSAVAAAAANWDTAAAPAPDQPQPQNWSLGVPAPLQPAPPAPAPAPAPAPAPVAAPAPDPLGALNAVDIPQPVFDAANQAASGEVPAMPAGLPQLPAEVPHLASPQNLPPGTTVDPAQVPGQSPNVTYLKEIWHAIQTQEISGSDALLALTQRPLTTPDAPGGPAPIPVGTLPAPAPAPAPAPAPAPVVPPA; this is translated from the coding sequence ATGAGTGGACGGCATCGCAAGCCCACTAATTCAGCAGTAAGCGTCGCCAAGATCGCCTTCACGGGCGCCGTCATCGGTGGCGGAGGCATCGCCCTCGCCGGCCATGCCGGGGCCGCCACGGACGGTGAATGGGATCGGGTCGCGGCCTGTGAATCGGGCGGCAACTGGGCCATCAACACCGGCAACGGCTATCACGGCGGCCTGCAGTTCTCCCCGAGCACCTGGGCCGGTCACGGCGGCAGCGAGTTCGCGCCGACCGCGTACATGGCGACCAAGGAAGAGCAGATCGCCGTCGCCGAGCGCGTGCTGGCCAGTCAGGGCAAGGGCGCATGGCCCTCCTGCGGCGGCCCGCTGTCCGGTGCGACACCGCGCAACGTCGTCGACCAGCCGGTCGACCCGGCGCCGCTGAACGGCATCCTGCCGCCCCCGCCGCCGATCGATCCGTTCGCTCCGCCGCCTCCCCCGCCGCCGCCCGCGCCGTTCGACGCGATGGCCGCTCCGGCCCCGCTGCCGCCTGCGCCGCTGCCTCCGGCTCCCCTGCCGCCGGCTCCGGTGCCCCCGCCGGCCGCGCCGCTCGATGCGATGGCCGCCCCGGCTCCGCTGCCGCCCGCCCCGGCCCCGCTGCCCGCGCCGGCTCCGGCACCCGCACCTGCTCCGGCAGCGGCGCCTCTCGACGCGCCGCTGCCTCCGCCGCCCGCCCCGGTCGAACCCGCTGTCTGGGCCGCACCGGCTCCCGCTCCCGTGGGTGCCCCGCTGCCCCCGCCGGCTGACGCGCCGCTGCCCCCGCCGCCCGCGCCTGCCGACAGCGCGGTGGCCGCGGCCGCCGCGAACTGGGACACCGCCGCCGCTCCGGCACCGGATCAGCCGCAGCCGCAGAACTGGTCGCTCGGCGTGCCCGCGCCGCTGCAGCCGGCTCCGCCGGCTCCCGCGCCTGCCCCGGCTCCTGCGCCCGCCCCGGTCGCCGCCCCAGCCCCCGACCCGCTGGGCGCGCTCAACGCGGTCGACATCCCGCAGCCGGTGTTCGACGCCGCCAATCAGGCCGCCAGCGGCGAGGTCCCGGCAATGCCCGCCGGTCTGCCTCAGCTGCCCGCCGAGGTGCCGCACCTCGCGAGCCCGCAGAACCTGCCGCCGGGAACCACCGTCGACCCGGCCCAGGTGCCCGGACAGAGCCCGAACGTCACCTACCTCAAGGAGATCTGGCACGCGATCCAGACCCAGGAGATCTCGGGTTCGGACGCACTGCTGGCGCTGACCCAGCGGCCGCTGACCACTCCGGACGCCCCGGGTGGCCCGGCGCCGATCCCGGTCGGGACGCTTCCCGCTCCTGCTCCGGCTCCGGCTCCTGCCCCCGCGCCCGCTCCGGTAGTGCCGCCCGCCTGA
- a CDS encoding MoaD/ThiS family protein has protein sequence MSATTTVAVTVRFFAAARAAAGTECETLTVPAGTTVQGVIDELASRSTDLSRVLARCSYLCDEVAVRDTGLALSNAQTLDVLPPFAGG, from the coding sequence GTGTCGGCCACGACGACGGTTGCGGTGACCGTCCGCTTCTTCGCCGCGGCACGCGCGGCCGCGGGCACGGAGTGCGAGACGCTGACAGTGCCGGCCGGCACGACGGTGCAGGGCGTGATCGACGAATTGGCTTCCCGCAGTACTGATCTGAGCCGGGTGCTGGCGCGGTGTTCCTACCTCTGCGACGAGGTAGCCGTGCGGGATACGGGGTTGGCGCTGTCGAACGCCCAGACGCTCGATGTACTTCCCCCGTTCGCCGGCGGATAA
- the moaA gene encoding GTP 3',8-cyclase MoaA — translation MAVTALGVPTIQRPAAGMPTGGPLVDTFGRAATDLRVSLTDRCNLRCTYCMPADGLDWLPGEQLLRSDELIRLLRIAVTRLGITNVRFTGGEPLVVRHLEEVVAATAALRPRPEMAMTTNGIGLARRAAALKAAGLDRVNVSLDSVDAARFARITRRDRLRDVLAGLAAAKDAGLTPVKVNAVLDPDTGLDDAVSLLRYCLEHGYQLRIIEQMPLDAEHQWQRGRSLEAADILAALRAHFTLVPDSKPRGSAPAQLWRVDGGTSTVGVIASVSEAFCAACDRTRLTADGQVRNCLFARQESDLRRLLRSGADDDAIEQAWRAAMWTKAAGHGINDPGFQQPDRPMSAIGG, via the coding sequence ATGGCCGTGACAGCACTCGGTGTCCCGACGATCCAGCGCCCGGCCGCGGGCATGCCCACCGGCGGTCCTCTGGTCGACACCTTCGGCCGTGCCGCCACCGATCTGCGGGTGTCGCTGACCGACCGCTGCAATCTGCGCTGTACCTATTGCATGCCCGCCGACGGTCTGGACTGGCTGCCCGGCGAACAACTGCTCCGGTCCGACGAGCTGATCCGGTTGCTGCGCATCGCGGTGACCCGCCTGGGCATCACCAACGTCCGCTTCACCGGCGGCGAACCGCTGGTCGTGCGGCACCTCGAGGAGGTCGTGGCGGCGACGGCCGCGCTGCGGCCCCGCCCCGAGATGGCGATGACCACCAACGGCATCGGCCTGGCGCGGCGGGCGGCCGCGCTCAAGGCGGCGGGCCTCGACCGGGTCAACGTCTCGCTGGACAGCGTCGACGCGGCCCGCTTCGCGCGCATCACCCGCCGCGACCGGCTGCGCGACGTGCTCGCCGGCCTGGCCGCCGCGAAGGACGCCGGCCTGACGCCGGTCAAGGTGAACGCCGTCCTCGACCCGGACACCGGCCTCGACGATGCGGTCTCGCTGCTGCGGTACTGCCTCGAGCACGGCTATCAGCTGCGCATCATCGAGCAGATGCCGCTCGACGCGGAACACCAGTGGCAGCGCGGACGCTCACTGGAGGCCGCCGACATCCTGGCCGCGCTGCGCGCACACTTCACGCTGGTTCCGGACTCGAAGCCGCGCGGATCGGCCCCGGCGCAGCTGTGGCGGGTCGACGGCGGCACGTCGACGGTCGGGGTGATCGCCTCGGTGTCGGAGGCGTTCTGCGCGGCCTGTGACCGCACCCGGCTGACCGCCGACGGCCAGGTGCGCAATTGCCTGTTCGCACGGCAGGAGAGCGATCTGCGGCGGTTGTTGCGCAGCGGCGCCGACGACGACGCGATCGAGCAGGCGTGGCGCGCGGCGATGTGGACGAAGGCCGCCGGGCACGGCATCAACGATCCTGGCTTCCAGCAGCCCGACCGGCCGATGAGCGCGATCGGTGGCTGA
- a CDS encoding YccF domain-containing protein — protein sequence MRVILNVIWLVFGGLWLALGYAVAGILCFVLIITIPFGFAAFRIASYALWPFGRTIVEKPGPRPGAVIGNVIWVLLFGIWLAIGHIITAAAMAVTIIGIPLALANLKLIPVSLVPLGKEIVPVDPPVPTTRAAAWP from the coding sequence ATGCGAGTGATACTGAACGTCATCTGGCTGGTCTTCGGCGGCCTGTGGCTCGCATTGGGTTACGCGGTGGCGGGCATCCTCTGCTTCGTCCTGATCATCACGATCCCGTTCGGGTTCGCCGCGTTCCGGATCGCGTCCTACGCGCTGTGGCCGTTCGGCCGCACGATCGTCGAGAAGCCGGGGCCTCGCCCCGGCGCGGTCATCGGCAACGTCATCTGGGTGCTGCTGTTCGGCATCTGGCTGGCGATCGGGCACATCATCACCGCGGCCGCGATGGCCGTGACGATCATCGGCATCCCGCTCGCGCTGGCCAACCTCAAACTCATCCCGGTCTCCCTGGTGCCCTTGGGCAAGGAGATCGTCCCGGTCGACCCGCCGGTCCCGACCACGCGAGCCGCCGCATGGCCGTGA
- a CDS encoding cold-shock protein produces the protein MPTGRVKWYDAEKGFGFLSQEDGEDVYVRSSALPAGVEGLKAGQRVEFGVAAGRRGPQALSVTLIDPPPSLSKTRREAERPEHKHTPDELHGMIGDLITLLESTIQPDLQKGRYPDRKVARRVSEVVKAVARELDA, from the coding sequence GTGCCGACCGGCAGGGTGAAGTGGTACGACGCCGAAAAGGGCTTCGGCTTTCTGTCCCAGGAGGACGGCGAGGACGTGTACGTCCGGTCCTCGGCGCTGCCCGCGGGTGTCGAAGGCCTCAAGGCTGGCCAGCGCGTCGAGTTCGGCGTCGCGGCCGGCAGGCGCGGCCCGCAGGCGTTGAGCGTCACCCTCATCGATCCGCCGCCGAGCCTGAGCAAGACCCGGCGCGAGGCAGAGCGGCCCGAGCACAAGCACACACCGGACGAACTGCACGGCATGATCGGTGACCTGATCACGCTGCTGGAGAGCACCATCCAGCCGGACCTGCAGAAGGGGCGTTACCCCGACCGCAAGGTGGCCCGGCGGGTCTCGGAGGTCGTCAAGGCCGTCGCCCGCGAACTCGACGCCTAG
- a CDS encoding glutathione S-transferase family protein: MSYVATGGEFNRDTDYIETRITADGRDGYPVEPGRYRLIVARACPWANRTIIVRRLLGLEDALSIGFCGPTHDQRSWTFDLDPGGVDPVLKIPRLQDAYFKRFPGYPKGITVPAIVEVSTGQVVTNDFPQITLDFSTEWTAYHRDGAPDLYPEKHRDEIDEVAQRIYTEVNNGVYRCGFAGSQRAYEKAYDRLFTALDWLEERLTGQRFLVGDTITEADVRLFTTLARFDPVYHGHFKCNRAKLSEMPALWGYARDLFQTPGFGDTTDFVQIKQHYYIVHSDINPTQVVPKGPDLANWLTPHGREALGGRPFGDGTPPGPTREGERVPADHTPL, from the coding sequence ATGAGCTATGTGGCCACCGGTGGCGAGTTCAACCGTGACACCGACTACATCGAAACCCGCATCACCGCCGACGGCCGCGACGGCTATCCGGTCGAGCCAGGGCGCTACCGCCTGATCGTCGCGCGCGCCTGCCCGTGGGCCAACCGCACGATCATCGTCCGGCGGCTGCTGGGCCTCGAAGACGCGCTGTCCATCGGCTTCTGCGGGCCCACCCACGACCAGCGCAGCTGGACCTTCGACCTCGACCCCGGCGGCGTCGATCCCGTGCTGAAGATCCCGCGCCTGCAGGACGCCTACTTCAAGCGGTTCCCCGGCTATCCGAAGGGCATCACGGTGCCCGCGATCGTCGAGGTGTCGACGGGGCAGGTCGTCACCAACGACTTCCCGCAGATCACGCTCGACTTCTCGACGGAGTGGACCGCGTATCACCGCGACGGCGCGCCCGACCTCTATCCGGAGAAGCACCGCGACGAGATCGACGAGGTGGCCCAGCGGATCTACACCGAGGTCAACAACGGCGTCTACCGCTGCGGGTTCGCCGGTTCACAGCGCGCGTACGAGAAGGCCTACGACCGGCTGTTCACCGCGCTGGACTGGCTGGAGGAGCGATTGACCGGTCAGCGTTTCCTGGTCGGCGACACCATCACCGAGGCCGACGTTCGGTTGTTCACCACGCTGGCCCGCTTCGATCCCGTCTACCACGGGCATTTCAAGTGCAATCGCGCGAAGCTCTCGGAGATGCCCGCGCTGTGGGGGTACGCCCGCGACCTGTTCCAGACGCCCGGCTTCGGCGACACCACCGACTTCGTGCAGATCAAGCAGCACTACTACATCGTGCATTCCGACATCAACCCGACGCAGGTGGTGCCGAAGGGTCCGGATCTGGCCAACTGGCTGACCCCGCACGGTCGGGAAGCGTTGGGCGGCAGACCGTTCGGAGACGGGACACCGCCTGGCCCGACCCGCGAGGGGGAGCGGGTGCCCGCGGACCACACCCCGCTCTAG